From Litoribacterium kuwaitense, a single genomic window includes:
- the fliE gene encoding flagellar hook-basal body complex protein FliE, with product MVGISQNIQLPSGLPRPTPEVSPAEAQQSFKQAMFNALDQVQKQQEISDEKTTQLATGKVDSLHEVMIAKEKAGLSLQLTMEVRNKVVSAYQEVMRMQI from the coding sequence ATGGTTGGAATTTCACAGAATATTCAACTGCCTAGTGGATTGCCGCGACCTACGCCAGAGGTATCACCTGCAGAAGCGCAGCAATCATTTAAACAAGCAATGTTTAATGCCTTAGATCAAGTTCAGAAGCAACAGGAAATCTCAGATGAAAAAACGACACAGCTTGCAACTGGAAAGGTAGACAGCCTTCATGAAGTGATGATAGCGAAAGAAAAGGCGGGTTTATCTTTACAACTTACGATGGAAGTACGTAATAAGGTTGTAAGTGCATATCAAGAAGTGATGAGGATGCAGATTTAA
- the flgB gene encoding flagellar basal body rod protein FlgB: MSLLASSTITALEKSVGFAQMKQNVIAQNISNADTPGYKERSISFRDTLHNAQESLVAKKTNAAHIPFSKETNTPYLIQSKQTSYHHNGNAVDIDKQMAMMAENQMHYYALVDRLNGKYQSLRSVIKGGQA, translated from the coding sequence ATGAGTCTTTTGGCGAGTTCAACTATTACTGCATTGGAAAAATCAGTAGGATTTGCGCAGATGAAACAAAATGTAATAGCTCAAAATATCTCCAATGCAGATACTCCTGGATATAAAGAACGATCTATATCTTTTAGAGACACGTTACATAATGCGCAGGAATCTCTCGTAGCAAAAAAAACAAATGCTGCTCACATCCCTTTTTCTAAGGAAACAAATACGCCTTATCTGATCCAGTCAAAACAAACATCTTATCACCACAACGGAAACGCTGTAGATATCGACAAGCAAATGGCGATGATGGCAGAAAATCAAATGCATTATTATGCGCTTGTTGATCGGTTGAATGGAAAATACCAATCTCTTCGATCAGTCATAAAAGGAGGTCAGGCATAA
- the codY gene encoding GTP-sensing pleiotropic transcriptional regulator CodY, producing the protein MKLLERTREINAMLQKAAGRPVNFRDMAETLQEVIQANIFVISRRGKLLGYSIRQEIENDRMKEIISNRQFPEDYTNRLFNVTETSSNLDVESEYTAFPVENKDLFKNGLTTIVPIIGGGERLGTLILARLSDSFADDDLVLAEYGATVVGMEILREKAEEIEEEARSKAVVQMAISSLSYSELEAIEHIFEELNGNEGLLVASKIADRVGITRSVIVNALRKLESAGVIESRSLGMKGTYIKVLNNKFLVELEKLKAN; encoded by the coding sequence ATGAAGTTACTAGAAAGAACAAGAGAAATTAATGCAATGTTACAAAAGGCAGCAGGACGGCCAGTGAATTTTCGCGATATGGCTGAAACATTGCAGGAAGTCATTCAAGCTAACATTTTTGTGATTAGCCGTCGTGGTAAGCTTTTAGGCTATTCTATTCGTCAGGAAATTGAGAATGATCGTATGAAAGAGATTATAAGCAATCGACAGTTTCCTGAGGATTATACAAACCGTTTATTTAACGTTACAGAAACATCGTCAAACCTGGATGTTGAAAGTGAATACACAGCATTTCCAGTTGAAAATAAAGACCTATTTAAAAATGGATTAACGACAATTGTCCCTATTATTGGCGGGGGCGAGCGTCTAGGGACATTAATTCTTGCGCGTCTCAGCGATTCTTTCGCTGACGACGATCTTGTGTTAGCTGAGTACGGTGCAACAGTTGTTGGAATGGAAATTCTACGTGAGAAGGCAGAGGAGATTGAAGAGGAAGCGCGCAGTAAAGCTGTTGTGCAAATGGCAATTTCATCTCTTTCATATAGTGAACTTGAAGCGATTGAACATATCTTTGAAGAACTAAATGGCAACGAAGGCTTGCTTGTCGCAAGTAAAATCGCTGACCGTGTCGGGATTACACGTTCTGTGATCGTCAATGCTCTTCGAAAGCTTGAAAGTGCTGGTGTCATTGAATCTCGTTCTTTAGGAATGAAAGGGACTTACATTAAAGTGTTAAACAATAAGTTTCTTGTTGAGCTTGAAAAGTTGAAAGCTAACTAA
- the hslU gene encoding ATP-dependent protease ATPase subunit HslU translates to MQKSLTPRQIVEKLDQSIVGQTAAKKAIAVSLRNRYRRNEVDSKMRDEIVPKNILMIGPTGVGKTEIARRLARLIGAPFIKVEATKFTEVGYVGRDVESMVRDLVESAVRIVKEEQMERVQEPAKKQADQRIVDLLVPSKKQQTSYKNPLEMLFGNQSSEENQSSASEEQQSRNEQKKQVAHKLALGELEDHMITIELEEQQPSMFDMLQGSGMEQMGMNMQDALSNFMPKRTKKKKLSVREARPYLIQEEAQKLIDVDECIQEAVHRVEQSGMIFIDEIDKISGKDHKNGADVSREGVQRDILPIVEGATVVTKHGPVKTDHILFVAAGAFHQSKPSDLIPELQGRFPIRVELNNLTEEDFVRILMEPKYALLKQYTALLATEGINVEFSDDAIRRIASIATTVNEDTDNIGARRLHTILEKLLEDLMFEAPDITLDTIRITPEYVDEKLSEIVKNRDLSQYIL, encoded by the coding sequence TTGCAAAAATCCTTAACCCCAAGACAGATCGTCGAAAAACTCGATCAATCGATTGTAGGACAAACAGCAGCAAAAAAGGCGATCGCCGTTTCTTTACGCAACCGATATCGCCGTAATGAAGTAGATTCAAAAATGCGAGATGAGATTGTACCAAAAAATATCTTAATGATTGGGCCGACGGGTGTAGGGAAAACGGAAATTGCAAGAAGGCTTGCAAGGCTTATCGGCGCTCCTTTTATTAAGGTGGAGGCGACAAAGTTTACTGAGGTCGGTTATGTTGGTCGCGATGTCGAGTCGATGGTGCGCGATCTCGTTGAAAGCGCCGTTCGAATTGTCAAAGAGGAACAAATGGAGCGTGTGCAGGAGCCAGCAAAGAAGCAAGCTGATCAACGAATTGTCGACTTACTTGTACCTTCAAAAAAGCAGCAGACATCTTATAAAAATCCACTTGAGATGTTGTTTGGAAATCAATCATCCGAGGAAAATCAATCTTCCGCTTCAGAAGAGCAACAAAGTCGAAATGAGCAAAAGAAACAAGTTGCTCATAAATTGGCTTTAGGTGAGCTGGAGGATCATATGATTACGATTGAGCTTGAAGAACAGCAGCCTTCTATGTTTGATATGTTGCAAGGCTCTGGAATGGAACAAATGGGAATGAATATGCAAGATGCGCTGTCTAATTTTATGCCCAAACGAACGAAAAAGAAAAAACTATCAGTTCGAGAGGCGCGCCCCTATCTTATTCAGGAAGAGGCACAGAAATTAATCGATGTCGATGAATGTATTCAAGAAGCAGTTCATCGTGTCGAGCAAAGTGGCATGATCTTTATCGATGAAATTGACAAAATTTCTGGGAAAGATCATAAAAACGGTGCCGATGTTTCTAGGGAAGGTGTTCAGCGAGATATTCTTCCAATTGTTGAAGGAGCGACGGTTGTTACAAAACATGGTCCAGTAAAAACAGATCATATTCTATTCGTGGCAGCCGGTGCCTTTCACCAAAGTAAGCCATCAGACTTGATTCCCGAACTTCAAGGACGCTTTCCTATTCGTGTCGAACTAAACAATTTAACAGAAGAAGATTTTGTTCGCATTCTAATGGAGCCAAAATACGCACTTCTTAAACAATATACAGCACTTTTGGCCACTGAAGGTATAAACGTTGAATTTTCTGACGATGCTATACGTAGGATTGCATCGATTGCGACGACGGTTAACGAAGATACTGATAATATCGGGGCGCGTCGATTGCACACCATTCTCGAGAAATTATTAGAGGATCTCATGTTTGAAGCGCCTGATATAACGTTAGATACCATTCGCATTACCCCAGAATACGTTGACGAAAAATTGTCAGAAATCGTAAAGAATCGTGATTTAAGCCAATACATTTTATAG
- the hslV gene encoding ATP-dependent protease subunit HslV — MEQTFHATTIFAIKKNGEAAMSGDGQVTLGNAVVMKHTARKVRKLYQGRVLAGFAGSVADAFTLYDMFESKLEEFQGNLQRASVELAREWRSDKVLRRMEAMLIVMDQSHLFLVSGTGEVIEPDDGILAIGSGGNYALAAGRVLKEYAPELSAETIAKAALETASRICVYTNDQIIVEKL, encoded by the coding sequence ATGGAACAGACGTTTCACGCGACGACGATTTTTGCCATTAAAAAAAATGGTGAAGCGGCAATGTCAGGAGACGGCCAAGTGACACTCGGCAATGCTGTCGTTATGAAGCACACTGCGAGAAAAGTGAGGAAGCTTTATCAAGGTCGTGTTTTGGCTGGCTTTGCAGGATCAGTAGCAGATGCATTTACACTGTATGATATGTTCGAAAGTAAGCTAGAAGAGTTTCAGGGTAATCTTCAAAGAGCCAGTGTCGAGCTTGCTAGAGAATGGCGTTCCGATAAAGTATTGCGCCGGATGGAGGCAATGCTTATTGTTATGGATCAGTCACACCTTTTTCTCGTTTCTGGTACAGGCGAGGTCATTGAGCCTGATGACGGGATATTAGCAATTGGTTCTGGGGGGAACTATGCGCTAGCTGCTGGACGTGTACTGAAAGAGTATGCACCTGAATTGAGTGCGGAAACGATTGCTAAAGCAGCATTGGAAACAGCGAGCCGGATTTGTGTATATACAAACGATCAAATCATCGTTGAAAAACTTTGA
- the xerC gene encoding tyrosine recombinase XerC encodes MQTYDKHKEQFLKYLRVEKLYSAHTLQSYQRDIEQFVHHLEQQQFTHFAAVSHADVRRYLSYLYRQRYARKTVARKVSALRSLYHYLMKEAYVEENPFVLSQIPKAERKLPQFLYEKELNQLFLVSDQTSNLGQRNQALLELMYATGIRVSECTSIRLQDVDFSVDAVLVRGKGKKERFVPFGSFAHAALRLYIEEGRVQLLKKSSQTTDALFLNHRGGALSERSVREVLNKLVKDASLHIHISPHTLRHTFATHMLNEGADLRSVQELLGHENLSTTQMYTHVTKDRLRHVYMNTHPRA; translated from the coding sequence TTGCAAACGTATGATAAACACAAAGAGCAATTTCTTAAATATCTTCGGGTGGAGAAGCTTTATTCGGCTCACACGCTACAAAGTTACCAGAGAGATATTGAGCAGTTCGTTCATCATTTAGAGCAGCAACAGTTCACTCACTTTGCTGCTGTTTCTCATGCAGATGTGCGCCGCTACTTAAGTTACTTATACCGTCAGCGATATGCACGAAAAACAGTAGCTCGGAAAGTCTCTGCTTTGCGAAGTTTATACCATTATCTCATGAAGGAAGCGTACGTCGAGGAGAATCCTTTTGTTCTTTCTCAAATACCGAAGGCGGAACGAAAGCTCCCTCAGTTTCTTTATGAGAAGGAATTGAATCAACTTTTTTTGGTTTCAGATCAGACCTCGAATCTCGGACAAAGAAATCAAGCTTTGCTCGAATTGATGTATGCAACCGGTATTCGTGTATCAGAGTGTACATCAATACGTCTTCAAGATGTTGACTTTTCTGTCGACGCTGTCCTTGTTCGGGGAAAAGGCAAAAAAGAGCGCTTTGTCCCATTTGGTAGTTTTGCTCACGCCGCACTTCGTCTTTATATTGAGGAAGGGCGTGTTCAGCTTTTGAAAAAGTCCTCCCAAACAACAGATGCCTTATTTTTAAATCATCGGGGTGGGGCTCTTTCTGAACGCTCTGTACGTGAAGTGTTAAACAAACTAGTAAAAGACGCATCTCTTCATATTCATATCAGCCCACACACGTTAAGGCATACCTTTGCGACCCATATGCTAAATGAGGGGGCAGACTTGCGTTCTGTGCAAGAGTTACTAGGACATGAAAATTTGTCTACGACACAAATGTACACACATGTGACAAAGGATCGCCTTCGCCACGTGTACATGAACACCCATCCTAGGGCATGA
- the trmFO gene encoding FADH(2)-oxidizing methylenetetrahydrofolate--tRNA-(uracil(54)-C(5))-methyltransferase TrmFO: MSQRPVHVIGAGLAGSEAAWQLAKRQIPVVLHEMRPVQQTPAHHTDKFAELVCSNSLRANALTNAVGVLKEEMRALDSVIVSSADACAVPAGGALAVDRHEFAARVTEQVKGHPLVTVVSEEVTDLTDEPTIVATGPLTSDRLGATLRELTGEEDLYFFDAAAPIIERDSIDEDIVYLKSRYDKGEAAYLNCPMTEEEFDRFYEALMAAETVEVKPFEKDMFFEGCMPIEVMARRGKQTLLFGPMKPVGLEDPRTGKRPFAVVQLRQDDGAGTLYNIVGFQTHMKWGAQKEVLRLIPGLENAEFVRLGVMHRNTFINSPRLLLPTYQYKGRADLFFAGQMTGVEGYVESAASGLMAGLNAARIVRGEEPVVLPAESALGSLARYITSANPEDFQPMNINFGLFPPLEQKIKNKKERNETIARRALESIQNFSSI, encoded by the coding sequence ATGTCTCAACGTCCTGTTCACGTGATCGGCGCAGGACTAGCCGGGAGTGAGGCGGCATGGCAGCTTGCCAAGCGCCAAATCCCGGTGGTTTTGCATGAGATGCGTCCGGTTCAGCAAACACCGGCGCATCATACAGACAAATTTGCTGAATTGGTTTGCTCGAACTCTCTTAGAGCGAACGCACTTACGAACGCTGTTGGTGTATTAAAGGAAGAAATGCGCGCACTTGATTCGGTGATTGTTTCATCAGCCGACGCCTGTGCAGTCCCGGCAGGAGGGGCACTTGCGGTTGACCGGCATGAGTTTGCTGCTCGCGTAACAGAGCAGGTAAAAGGGCATCCGCTCGTGACTGTTGTTTCGGAGGAAGTGACTGATCTAACGGATGAACCGACGATTGTGGCTACAGGACCGCTTACGTCCGATCGTCTCGGTGCAACATTACGCGAGTTAACGGGTGAAGAGGATCTTTATTTCTTTGATGCAGCAGCACCGATCATTGAAAGAGATTCAATTGATGAAGACATTGTTTACTTAAAATCACGTTATGATAAAGGCGAGGCAGCTTATTTAAATTGCCCAATGACGGAGGAAGAATTTGATCGTTTTTATGAGGCGCTCATGGCTGCGGAGACGGTAGAAGTTAAGCCGTTTGAAAAAGACATGTTTTTTGAAGGATGTATGCCAATAGAAGTGATGGCTCGGCGGGGTAAACAGACATTGTTGTTTGGACCAATGAAGCCAGTAGGTCTTGAGGATCCGCGGACGGGTAAACGCCCATTTGCTGTCGTGCAGCTTCGGCAAGATGACGGTGCAGGCACACTTTACAATATTGTCGGATTTCAGACACATATGAAGTGGGGAGCACAAAAAGAAGTTTTACGTTTAATTCCCGGGCTTGAAAATGCAGAATTTGTTCGTTTAGGCGTAATGCATCGGAATACATTTATAAATTCACCGCGTCTATTGCTCCCGACCTACCAATATAAAGGTCGAGCTGACTTGTTTTTTGCAGGTCAAATGACCGGTGTTGAAGGCTATGTGGAATCAGCTGCTTCAGGGTTAATGGCAGGACTGAATGCCGCACGTATCGTTCGGGGAGAGGAGCCTGTTGTTCTTCCGGCTGAGTCGGCTCTCGGGAGCTTAGCACGTTATATTACGTCAGCTAATCCAGAAGACTTCCAACCGATGAACATTAATTTTGGCTTATTCCCGCCACTTGAGCAAAAAATAAAAAATAAAAAAGAGCGGAATGAAACAATCGCTCGGCGTGCACTGGAGTCAATTCAGAATTTTTCATCAATCTAA
- the topA gene encoding type I DNA topoisomerase — translation MADYLVIVESPAKAKTIEKYLGKKYKVKASMGHVRDLPKSQMGVNVEAQYEPKYITIRGKGPVLKELKNEAKKAKKIYLAADPDREGEAIAWHLAHSLQIDEASECRVVFNEITKDAIKESFKHPRAIDMKLVDSQQARRILDRLVGYNISPLLWKKVKKGLSAGRVQSVAVRLIIERENEIKKFIPEEYWTITSEVKKGNKAFEASFYGVDGKKRPLKTKEDVDDVLEQMDGKDLKVASVAKKERRRNPAPSFTTSSLQQEAARKLNFRAKKTMMLAQQLYEGIDLGKEGTVGLITYMRTDSTRISASALQEVSTYIEENYGKEYVQRRQQTKGPSENAQDAHEAVRPTSALRHPSSLKKVLKRDQLRLYKLIWERFVASQMAPAVMDTMSVDLTNNNVTFRATGSKVKFAGFMKVYVEGNDDNKKEEDRILPPLEEGDIVQAEAFKPKQHFTQPPPRYTEARLVKTLEELGIGRPSTFAPTLDTIQRRNYVTLDNKRFVPTELGEIVLELILEFFPQIIDVNFTAGMEKDLDEIEEGQKDWIEVIDGFYKGFEKSLKVAEKEMQEVEIKDEPAGVDCELCGSPMVIKMGRYGKFMACSNFPDCRNTKPIVKEIGVGCPRCKEGQIVERKSKKGRIFYGCDRYPECEFISWDKPISRPCPKCNALLVEKKIKKGKQIQCTQCDYKEEPQE, via the coding sequence ATGGCAGACTACCTGGTCATTGTGGAATCGCCTGCAAAGGCAAAGACCATTGAAAAATATTTAGGAAAAAAATACAAAGTAAAAGCATCGATGGGACACGTACGTGATCTCCCGAAAAGTCAAATGGGAGTAAACGTTGAAGCTCAATATGAGCCTAAATACATTACGATACGTGGAAAAGGTCCAGTTTTAAAAGAGCTAAAAAACGAAGCAAAAAAAGCAAAGAAGATATATCTTGCAGCTGACCCTGATCGCGAAGGTGAAGCCATTGCTTGGCACTTGGCTCATAGTTTACAAATCGATGAAGCATCAGAGTGTCGCGTCGTTTTTAATGAAATTACGAAAGATGCGATCAAGGAATCATTTAAGCACCCACGTGCAATAGATATGAAACTTGTTGATTCGCAGCAAGCTCGTCGTATTCTTGACCGGCTGGTTGGATACAATATTTCTCCGTTACTTTGGAAAAAAGTAAAAAAGGGGCTGAGCGCCGGTCGAGTTCAATCTGTCGCTGTGCGGCTTATTATCGAGCGAGAAAATGAAATAAAAAAATTCATACCAGAAGAGTATTGGACAATCACTTCAGAGGTTAAGAAGGGAAACAAAGCTTTTGAAGCTTCTTTCTATGGAGTGGACGGGAAGAAACGCCCGTTAAAAACGAAAGAAGACGTTGATGACGTTTTAGAACAGATGGACGGCAAGGATCTTAAAGTCGCCTCCGTCGCGAAAAAGGAGCGGCGGCGTAATCCGGCACCGTCCTTCACGACATCTTCATTACAGCAAGAGGCGGCACGAAAATTAAACTTTCGTGCGAAGAAAACGATGATGCTTGCCCAGCAGCTTTATGAGGGGATTGACCTCGGGAAAGAAGGAACGGTTGGTCTTATTACATATATGCGTACAGATTCGACGCGGATATCAGCTTCTGCATTACAAGAAGTCAGTACGTATATTGAAGAAAACTACGGTAAGGAATACGTTCAACGAAGGCAACAAACAAAAGGACCTTCTGAGAACGCTCAGGATGCCCATGAGGCTGTCCGGCCAACGTCTGCACTCCGTCACCCTAGTTCGTTGAAAAAAGTCTTAAAAAGAGATCAGCTGCGTTTATACAAGCTCATTTGGGAGCGTTTCGTAGCAAGCCAGATGGCACCGGCAGTGATGGATACAATGAGTGTCGATCTGACAAACAATAATGTAACCTTTAGAGCGACAGGGTCCAAGGTCAAATTTGCTGGCTTTATGAAAGTGTACGTAGAAGGTAACGATGACAATAAAAAGGAAGAAGATCGGATTTTGCCACCTTTAGAAGAAGGGGACATCGTCCAAGCTGAAGCCTTTAAACCGAAGCAACACTTTACGCAGCCGCCGCCGCGATATACAGAGGCAAGGCTCGTCAAGACGCTTGAGGAGCTTGGCATTGGTCGTCCGTCAACGTTTGCACCAACCTTAGATACCATCCAACGTCGCAACTACGTTACGTTAGACAATAAGCGGTTCGTACCGACAGAGCTCGGTGAAATTGTTTTAGAACTCATATTAGAGTTTTTCCCGCAAATTATTGATGTGAATTTCACGGCTGGAATGGAAAAGGACTTGGATGAAATTGAAGAAGGGCAAAAGGATTGGATCGAAGTCATCGATGGATTTTATAAGGGGTTTGAAAAGAGCTTAAAAGTCGCCGAAAAAGAGATGCAGGAAGTGGAAATTAAAGATGAGCCCGCTGGCGTCGATTGCGAACTGTGTGGGTCGCCGATGGTCATCAAAATGGGACGTTACGGAAAGTTTATGGCATGCTCGAACTTCCCTGACTGTAGAAATACAAAGCCGATTGTAAAAGAAATTGGTGTAGGGTGTCCACGTTGTAAGGAAGGTCAGATTGTGGAGCGCAAAAGTAAAAAAGGCCGGATTTTTTACGGGTGTGACCGTTATCCAGAATGTGAGTTTATTTCCTGGGATAAGCCGATTTCCCGTCCTTGTCCAAAATGTAACGCTCTTTTAGTCGAGAAAAAAATAAAAAAGGGCAAACAAATTCAATGTACGCAGTGTGATTATAAAGAAGAACCACAAGAATAA
- the dprA gene encoding DNA-processing protein DprA — protein MAHYKNALEYDATLAWIDKASPSAFAEILHLPLQQASRIHSELQQTTFKAISSVCQLHDISIHTRFDDSYPHLLRHIFAPPHVLYVKGRKNWPPRTKALSVVGSRHPSPAVRPALKHVLPPLVERNWCIVSGMAYGADRIAHEIAMHSCGMTIAVLGSGINHIYPRAHTNLAQRIVQQGWLVSEYPPNTPPRKWHFPARNRVISGLSQGVLIAEAKQRSGSLITAHYAVEQNRDVYVIPGSIYEPYAIGSNELIRDGATPVFTASDIDENVSLEAINPSIV, from the coding sequence TTGGCACACTATAAAAATGCCTTAGAATACGATGCAACGTTAGCATGGATCGATAAAGCTTCACCCTCAGCATTCGCAGAAATTCTACACCTTCCCCTGCAACAAGCCTCTCGCATCCATTCCGAGCTTCAGCAAACGACTTTCAAAGCCATTTCATCTGTTTGTCAGCTCCATGACATTAGCATTCACACCCGTTTTGATGATTCTTATCCTCATCTCTTAAGACATATCTTTGCTCCTCCTCATGTCCTTTATGTGAAAGGGAGAAAGAACTGGCCGCCACGAACAAAAGCTCTAAGCGTCGTTGGTTCTCGGCATCCAAGCCCTGCTGTTCGTCCTGCTTTAAAGCATGTGTTACCGCCCTTAGTAGAACGTAATTGGTGTATCGTGAGTGGGATGGCTTATGGCGCAGATCGCATCGCTCATGAGATCGCCATGCATTCGTGTGGAATGACGATCGCTGTTCTCGGCAGTGGAATAAATCATATCTATCCTAGAGCACATACAAACTTGGCCCAACGAATCGTTCAGCAAGGGTGGCTTGTAAGTGAATATCCGCCAAATACGCCCCCGAGAAAGTGGCATTTTCCAGCAAGAAACCGCGTGATTAGTGGTCTCAGTCAAGGGGTGTTAATTGCGGAGGCAAAACAACGAAGCGGATCATTAATTACCGCACATTATGCGGTCGAGCAGAATAGGGATGTCTATGTCATTCCAGGGTCTATTTATGAACCTTATGCAATAGGTAGTAATGAATTGATTCGGGACGGGGCAACCCCTGTATTTACTGCTTCAGATATTGACGAAAATGTTTCTTTGGAGGCAATCAATCCATCTATTGTTTGA